From Xiphophorus couchianus chromosome 23, X_couchianus-1.0, whole genome shotgun sequence, one genomic window encodes:
- the LOC114139403 gene encoding inositol-trisphosphate 3-kinase B-like yields MEQNCHLRSSGETNMDTGEDLSCLKMEGIKMEDADSCTGLSDETRQHLSISDGPSSSCTKARGKFRPRLLATKSFPPYSQCIGGLGEDEDWDSYLDSDSPLAYQSNAKKEKPVAYEADDTAKYSRDILRAKWKSRRKEKLGGSLDVGTDGCDRGRLSGKRRVENSGIQGEHCDEDEGKHRRGKSSSLKRGGSSVEKEDGKPSPILPSAHSATHENSSSVEDPEGQNREDDEVTEPSGHRHPILSKLLHSSTSSSCSSINLSSDSDEVFSDLDDAVSKRKTFKKSRTWKTFLTMMHWSLKRQSSWVQLAGHQGNFQVSKGGEVLKLYSELEAKCLDSLMRDPLRPFVPQYYGLVTRGEHCYIRLEDLLNGLRRPVIMDCKMGVRTFQEEELIKAQTKPNLRSDMYQKMVKVDPSAPTAEEHEQKGVTKWRYLQWRDTTSSTSTLGFRIEGIMMEDGTVQRDFRKIHTLTQITEALLYFTRSQLDTLNAYHSRLVDLKDALRSSEFFRKHEVIGSSLLFVHDHSKASVWMIDFGKTMPLPDSKEVQHGIPWVEGNREDGYLIGLTSILTALSQAISLAEGQQEGS; encoded by the exons ATGGAGCAGAATTGCCATCTTCGCTCCAGTGGGGAAACAAACATGGACACAGGAGAGGACCTGTCATGCTTAAAGATGGAGGGGATCAAGATGGAAGATGCTGACTCATGCACCGGTCTCTCAGATGAGACACGCCAACATCTGTCAATCAGTGATGGACCGTCCAGCAGCTGCACTAAAGCCAGAGGCAAGTTTAGGCCAAGGCTCCTGGCTACCAAAAGCTTCCCCCCTTACAGCCAGTGCATTGGTGGACTGGGAGAAGACGAGGACTGGGACAGCTATCTTGACTCAGACTCGCCTCTGGCTTACCAGTCAAATGCAAAGAAGGAGAAACCTGTAGCTTATGAGGCGGATGACACTGCAAAGTATTCCCGGGATATTCTCAGAGCCAAATGGAAGTCAAGGAGGAAAGAGAAATTAGGAGGCAGCTTAGACGTTGGCACAGATGGCTGCGATAGAGGGAGGCTGAGTGGGAAGAGGAGGGTGGAGAACAGTGGAATACAAGGAGAACACTGTGACGAGGATGAGGGGAAACACCGGAGAGGGAAAAGCTCCAGTTTGAAGAGAGGAGGGAGCAGTGTGGAGAAGGAAGACGGGAAACCTTCTCCCATTCTCCCCTCAGCTCATTCTGCAACTCATGAGAACAGCAGCAGTGTGGAGGACCCCGAGGGGCAGAACCGGGAGGATGATGAGGTGACGGAGCCCTCAGGTCATCGGCATCCAATCCTCTCCAAGCTGTTGcactcctccacctcctcgTCCTGTTCCTCTATCAACCTCTCATCAGACAGCGACGAGGTCTTCAGTGACCTAGATGACGCCGtgtctaaaagaaaaaccttcaagAAG AGTCGCACATGGAAAACCTTCCTGACCATGATGCACTGGTCACTCAAGCGACAGAGCTCCTGGGTTCAGCTAGCTGGACATCAAG GTAATTTTCAGGTTAGTAAAGGAGGGGAGGTGCTGAAGCTGTACAGTGAACTGGAGGCGAAGTGTCTGGACAGCCTGATGAGAGATCCGCTGAGGCCTTTTGTCCCGCAGTACTATGGCTTGGTCACCAGAGGGGAGCACTGCTACATCCGCCTGGAGGACTTGCTCAACGGCCTGAGGAGGCCTGTTATCATGGACTGCAAGATGGGAGTCAG GACATTCCAGGAGGAGGAACTGATCAAAGCTCAAACCAAGCCCAATTTGAGGAGCGACATGTACCAGAAGATGGTGAAAGTCGACCCATCAGCACCAACGGCCGAGGAACACGAACAGAAAGGAGTGACAAAATGGCGCTACCTACAGTGGAGGGACACAACCAGCTCCACGTCCACTCTGGGCTTCAGGATTGAGGGCATCATG ATGGAGGATGGAACTGTCCAACGGGATTTTAGAAAAATTCACACCTTGACTCAGATCACAGAGGCGTTACTCTACTTCACCAGGAGTCAACTGGACACTCTG AACGCGTACCACTCTAGACTCGTGGATCTGAAAGATGCACTCAGGAGTTCAGAGTTCTTTCGAAAACACGAG GTTATTGGCAGCTCACTCCTCTTTGTACACGACCACAGCAAGGCCAGTGTTTGGATGATAGACTTTGGGAAAACGATGCCTCTTCCTGACTCAAAGGAGGTCCAGCACGGCATCCCTTGGGTTGAGGGGAACAGGGAGGACGGCTACCTGATCGGTCTGACCTCCATCCTCACGGCTCTGAGCCAGGCCATCAGCCTGGCTGAGGGGCAGCAGGAGGGCAGCTGA
- the LOC114139037 gene encoding ribonuclease H2 subunit C-like isoform X2: protein MSCNASVTRLHLSSLKRAEKVPVHLMPCEIEHNGLAQVSQYFTATTKENKKEKTVSFRGRGLKGQEISCPQGYTGLVLKEVDRHGSDQEDRTVKVTSVFDKLTYWNLETPPTSDDTVVMAMDWPELAEAIHGTVED from the exons ATGTCCTGTAACGCCAGTGTTACTCGTCTCCATCTGTCCTCACTAAAGCGGGCAGAGAAGGTCCCGGTCCACCTCATGCCCTGTGAGATTGAGCACAATGGGCTCGCCCAGGTCTCACAGTATTTCACcgcaacaacaaaagaaaacaaaaaag AAAAGACAGTGTCATTCAGAGGACGTGGGTTAAAGGGACAGGAAATCAGCTGTCCTCAGGGCTACACGGGTCTGGTTCTGAAGGAGGTCGACAGACACGGCTCTGACCAGGAG GACAGGACAGTGAAGGTGACCTCAGTGTTTGACAAGCTCACATACTGGAACCTGGAAACACCTCCCACTTCAGACGACACCGTGGTGATGGCAATGGACTGGCCCGAGCTGGCTGAGGCA aTCCATGGGACGGTTGAAGACTGA
- the LOC114139404 gene encoding seipin-like, whose translation MDQESHLSSEEEAGEPSVVIGLVLLRLQHAVVLWFSRARRRLLQGFTVFSTVLLLLWIATFLYGTFYYSYMPKAAFSAPVYYYYRTNCESPSSFWCSYPVANVSLMRNGKHALTFGQVYRMYLQLEMPDSPTNHEVGMFMIKTTCFSQDGGQVASSARTASQLQKASSSRFGMLRYRSDLLNTLGTLLLLPAFLSGAAEQKQVVQVELFSEFTDDPYAPSVMAAIEILSSKVQIYSSHLFVHAHFTGLRYLLFYYPVLSALIGVATNFTFLSFLFILSYMRQLRLPQKPEQITTDELQPQDENDLSADAAERLGPLQTEPTDMSGEERHLERSNTDMQNGQTLNQGDMSQSEAS comes from the exons ATGGATCAGGAAagccacctgtcctcagaggaAGAAGCTGGAGAACCTTCAGTCGTCATCGGTCTGGTTCTGCTACGGCTCCAGCATGCAGTCGTCCTGTGGTTCTCCAGGGCAAGACGCAGACTCCTGCAGGGGTTCACTGTGTTCTCCACGGTGCTTCTGCTCCTCTGGATCGCAACTTTTCTATACGGGACCTTCTACTACTCCTACATGCCCAAAGCGGCTTTTTCTGCACCGGTATACTACTACTACAG GACAAACTGTGAATCGCCATCATCTTTCTGGTGCTCTTATCCTGTGGCCAACGTCTCTTTGATGAGAAATGGGAAACAT GCGCTGACATTTGGCCAGGTGTATCGGATGTATTTGCAGCTGGAGATGCCCGACTCACCAACCAATCATGAGGTGGGGATGTTCATGATCAAAACGACATGTTTCTCTCAGGATGGAGGCCAAGTGGCTTCCTCTGCTCGCACT GCAAGCCAGCTGCAGAAGGCCTCCAGCTCTCGCTTT GGAATGCTGCGGTACCGATCTGACCTGCTGAACACTCTGGGAACGCTCCTCTTACTCCCTGCCTTTCTGAGCGGAGCAGCCGAGCAGAAGCAGGTTGTACAGGTGGAGCTCTTCTCAGAGTTCACAGATGACCCA TACGCTCCATCGGTCATGGCTGCCATTGAGATCCTGTCTAGCAAAGTCCAGATCTACTCATCTCATCTGTTTGTGCACGCCCATTTCACTGGCTTGAG ATATTTGCTGTTCTACTACCCCGTCCTGTCAGCCCTTATAGGTGTTGCAACTAACTTCACCTTCCTCAGCTTCCTCTTCATCCTGAGCTACATGAGGCAGCTGAGGCTGCCTCAGAAACCAGAGCAG ATCACTACAGATGAACTCCAGCCACAGGATGAAAACGATCTCAGTGCAG ATGCTGCGGAGCGGCTGGGTCCTCTGCAAACTGAACCCACAGACATGAGTGGGGAAGAGCGCCACCTGGAGCGTTCCAACACAGACATGCAGAACGGACAAACACTTAATCAGGGTGATATGAGCCAATCTGAGGCATCCTGA
- the LOC114139037 gene encoding ribonuclease H2 subunit C-like isoform X1, protein MFTFHVTFKGRMSCNASVTRLHLSSLKRAEKVPVHLMPCEIEHNGLAQVSQYFTATTKENKKEKTVSFRGRGLKGQEISCPQGYTGLVLKEVDRHGSDQEDRTVKVTSVFDKLTYWNLETPPTSDDTVVMAMDWPELAEAIHGTVED, encoded by the exons atgtttacatttcatgttacatttaaaggaag GATGTCCTGTAACGCCAGTGTTACTCGTCTCCATCTGTCCTCACTAAAGCGGGCAGAGAAGGTCCCGGTCCACCTCATGCCCTGTGAGATTGAGCACAATGGGCTCGCCCAGGTCTCACAGTATTTCACcgcaacaacaaaagaaaacaaaaaag AAAAGACAGTGTCATTCAGAGGACGTGGGTTAAAGGGACAGGAAATCAGCTGTCCTCAGGGCTACACGGGTCTGGTTCTGAAGGAGGTCGACAGACACGGCTCTGACCAGGAG GACAGGACAGTGAAGGTGACCTCAGTGTTTGACAAGCTCACATACTGGAACCTGGAAACACCTCCCACTTCAGACGACACCGTGGTGATGGCAATGGACTGGCCCGAGCTGGCTGAGGCA aTCCATGGGACGGTTGAAGACTGA